The Coccidioides posadasii str. Silveira chromosome 2, complete sequence genomic interval CCTGAATGTGGCCGGGTAATCCAAGAGAGGAAGACCGCAAATGACGCTGTTTGGTCTTCATTTTCGCGTATCGGTTCTTCCACTGCTTCACTTCGTCCTCTAATCGGTGAACCTCTCGTGTCAGATTTTCCTCGCGTTCCCAGTTGGCATCGCTTGCCAGAGCcctcatttcttctaatgaGCTTAATGCCTGCTGTCTCACTTGGTCTGTGATttcctgctgctgctgaaaTTCTGATTTGAGGGCCTGATGCTCTTTGTCCAGCTGCTCAAACTTCGCTTTCCATTCACCACCGTCTGACTCTGCAACTGCAGCGGCCGTGGCGGCtgccgcagcagcagcagcagcagcatctGCTTCTTGTCGGGTTTTCTGCTGCTGTTCTTGCTCCAGGCGCATCTGCTCAAGATGTTCCTGCATTTCCCTTTCCATCGTTTCCTGCTCTCGTCGCGCGTTTTCAAGTTCATTCCGAAGAGACTCGTTCAAATTCTGGGCATCCGACAATTTATTCGTAAGCTCATTTTCGAGATCTTGCCACTGCTTTTTCTCAGACTCCAACACCTGCGGGTAGTGAGTTAGTCGAAAGATTCCacgccaaaaaaaaaaaaaaaaaaaaaaaaaaaaaaaaaaaaaaaaaggagggggAGAAATAGAGTACATTTAAGCTGTCTCCTTCACTCTTGCGAAGAACGTCAATTTCctcctcttttccttttaaTAACGATTCCAACTCTTCCACTTTGGATTGTAACGCCGACACTTGCGCTTCAGCATCCTGGAGCCTTTTGGTATCAAGTTCGGAAAGCCCAAGGGTTGCAGCGGTTCCTCTTCTGCTATCCAGGACTCTATCCAACGCAAAAGCATCACTCCGTCTGTtatcgtcatcgtcatcgaaGGCAGCGCTCTCATCGTCCTCAACAAGCGTACTCTTGTTCGGCACGATCGTATTGCTCTGGAAAGATTTTTGGTAGGGCGCGTTTTCCGGTATCGTCTCTCCATTGATCCCCAATCCTGCTCCTGCACTCAGTGATCCCTGTCTGGGAGGAAATCGACCGCCCGGTGGACCAGGCGGATACCCTCTACCTCCGGGACCGGGCGGCGGTCCTCGTGGCGCAGACCGCGGCCTACCCGGTCCGTTAGGCTCGGGGCCAGGGCCGTAACGACCCCGAAGGCTAGGCGCGGGACTCCCGTGACGACTCATATCGTGGCCTACAAGGTGCGGGTACCTCCGTTCATAATCACAAAGCACATCCATGGCAAGTTCCCTGAACCTTTGTGTGTGCAGCAAGGCGAGCCTCTCACGAGCCTGGTTCCGCTTCGCGTGAACTTCTGGGCGAGGGAGTAGATGCGGCGGGAGGTCTACACGCGGTGCGCCAGGACGATTAGCAGCTGCAGCGGCCAGACGGCGTTGAAGTTCGTCGTAAACATCCGTACTCATATCGAGAAACTGGATCGGCGACAGGCGTTTTAATTTATCACGTGCGCGGGCGGCTTTTATCTCGTTCATGTCGTATTCCTTGGATCCCTGTAGGAATCTCTTCAAGAGAGCGTAATGTTGCGATAGGATCTCCTCCATCCGGCGATGTCTCCGGCTATTTGGGTCCGACAGCGTTCCGTCGCTGGCTCTCGATCTTGGCGCCGACACGATCGAGCTCGGAGGGGAAGGGTTCTGGGGCGCGCCATTGCTGCGGAGGGGCGGCGCGAGACCGTTGGTATCAGGAGGATTCGATCCAAGGGCGTTGTACAAAAAGCCACCTGACGCTGGAGGCGTGGGCAGGTTGCCATGGTTCGCGAGGTTAGGCGAAAGAGACGGTTCCGACTTGCCGCTGGACTGATACTGATTGATCCCAGACCATTCGCTTCCATCCATAGAAATTGTAGACATCGTTTATATTCCGAAGCGTCGGCCGTGACAACGGGAGGTTAGGGAGGATCTCGAAAGGGCGGCTGAACGGGCGAACCGTCATTCAAGCGTTGTCGATTTGGGCGATCACGGGGGGAGACAAAACGCGATTTGGGAACCAAGGGTGCGACGAGTCTAGATTCGAAGTTTATCGTACACGTATATGTATGTAGAATGTATGTACTGCCAGATGTAGATGTTAGACCCCCTCTAGAACTGCAAACCCTCGCATTCTTTTAACACATTGCCAGCTCGTTGGCGGATGGGCGCATCAAAAGAAAGACCTTGGTAAGTGAAGGGCAAGTTAAAAAAAGAGCGGATCGGGGGTCTGTCCAACAGAGACGCAGGAAGGGTTGTCGTGCAAGTCTCCGCCGTGagtttctctctctctccccgtctgtctgtctgtctgtctgtctAGCTCTCTACAGGCTCTTCTTGATCAACAACTTCGGGTTGCTCCGTTCGGATCCAACGATGTCTCTCGGAAACCCGGGAAAATAAAGATAAATGACAATAAGATACAAGAAAGCAACGAGATCAACGAATGAACGTaggacaagaaaaattatctGCCAGATCCAGTAAAAAGAGCgagagagggaaaagaaaggtaGAAAATCATTAAGGAccgcaaagaagaaaaaaaagggaaaaaagggaccaacaaaaaaaaaaaacaaaaacaaaaaagaaaaaaaaggaagaaaggaagaaagaaaaggaagagtGTGAAAGTAAAATAATACCCCGtagctagttaactagttcaACCCAGCGGCAATTAGGAGCGGCCGGCCCTTGAGGTCTGGCTGGCTGGTTGGCTGGTTGCTGCTGATGATGCTGatgatgctgctgctgctggcgGTGCTGCGGGCGAGTTTGTCGAGCATTTAACTAACCAACAAATAACAAAAAAACAGCCTTTTTGTCTCCTTTTCGACCCCGGACTACACGCCCCGCGATCCAATCAGCGTCCCGCCCTGGGTTTACATAAATGCGACGCGGCAGCACATCGCGGTCGGCTCTGGAGAATTATTTTTGTTGGGCGGGGGGGGAAATAAATGAGGATAATGAGGATCCAGAAGGGattatcttgttgaaaatgaCTTCACTTGGGTGATGGGATGGGAGTGGCAGGGTTGATGGCTTTTATGGACAAGGATTCACAGTTTGCATTCTGTTGCCGTGACTCTGACTCCATCTGCCTGGGTGGACGAAATGCGCATTAAATTGACCAAACGTccaactctctctctctctcacacactcacacacacacacacacacacaaaacTCATAACTAGAATAAGCCAATCCTTCTCGGGGTTACAGCCCATTTCAGGAATATGCAGTGCTTTGGAAGACAAGAGGCTCTCTCTCGCGCACACATGTTTAATTGGACTGACCGTTTCATTTGTTTATCATCATTAGACATGGATATATCTCCTCCATGTATTTGTCTCATCCTAAAATCTGACACTGTTCTCAATGCTAAACATTACATCTGCCTCTTTTTTCCATCTTATATACACTTGCTCATGGTAGCAGAAACCAGTATATCTTATATTATAAAACCTCTAAAGGGGTATGTGGGAGCACAACCGAATATCGCACCACGCATCAAACCCCAAAACAAGAAACTCCGGGAGATAGAGAAAAACAActagaaaaggaaaagaaagaaaaaaaaaggaaaaaggcaTAATATCCTCGTCATCATTTTTTATCCGTCAACGTCGTAGCCACGGCGGCCGAAACGGGGGTCATCGACCGTGTCGGTGGAGGAGCTGCCCGGTTGTGAGCCATGTGTGCCCTGACCAGGTGTCCTGCGGCAAGGGCGCTGCAGAGACTGAGCTCTCCGGCAAGCACAGCGGCACCCACGATGCGTGCGAGACGACGAGCGTTGTCACCAGGGGTAGTTGGGTGAGAGCCACGCACACCCAGGAGTTCGAGCATCGCGGATTGTGCTTCGAGGATGGTACCGCCTCCGATCGTGCCGACTTCGATGGACGGCATGGAAACGCTGATGTGAAGATTACCGTTCACGCTGGAAATGAGAGTGACAGGTCAGCATGGGTCCTTTTGCTTTATTAATACGTAAAACAGCAGTCAAACTTACTTCTTCATAATAGTGATACAATTGCTACTCTCCACATTCTGAGCCGGGTCTTGACCGGTGGCGAGGAACAATGCCGTGACGATGTTGGAAGCATGAGCGTTGAACCCACCAACGCTGCCAGCCATGGCGCTTCCGATCAAGTTCTTGCTGATATTAAGCTCGACCAAGGCATCGACGTTGCTCTTTAAGACGCTCTTCACAACGTCTCCTGGGATGACGGCTTCTGCGACAACAGACTTGCCTCGACCATCGATCCAGTTGACAGCCGCGGGCTTCTTATCCGTGCAGAAATTTCCGGACACGGAGATGGTGGCCATATCCTCGAACCCAGCTTCCGTGGCCATGACATGAAGGGCCTTCTCAACACCCTTCGAGATCATGTTCATACCCATGGCATCGCCGGTTGTCGTCTTGAATCGGATATACAGGTAAGTTCCAGCAAGAGCAGTCTTCATAGACTGGAGTCTTGCAAAGCGACTCGTTGAATTGAATGCATTCTTCATGACGGTTTGTCCTTCCTCTGAGTCAAGCCAGACTTTGGCAGCGCCCGCACGAGCAAGACTTGGGAAGCCCACGCACGGTCCTCTGGTCATACCGTCACCGGTGATAACAGTAACTGCACCGCCTCCGGCATTGATGGCCTTGCATCCGCGGCTCGTACTAGCTATAAGGACACCCTCTGTTGTTGCCATAGGAATGAAGAAGCTCTGGCCATCAATGGTCAAGGGTCCTGCAACTCCTAGCGGGAGAGGGAGATAACCAATGACGTTTTCGCAGCAAGCACCGTGGACAAGGGAGTAATTGTAATGCTGGTAAGGAACCTTGGAATATTCAAGAGATCCGGTCGTGGCTGAGGTACTCGCGTTTCTTGACACAACCGCTCTTCGAATCTTAACAGCTCTTGTGAACGCATCTGTACGGCTCATGCCTTCACACTCCATAGTCTTTTCAAGAGCATATCCGGGAATCTTGCCTCGAATTGACAAGTCAATAAGCTCTTCATCATCCAAAAGGTAAGCAAGCTTGTCTTTCAGCATTTGTTCGCATTCTTCACGGGTCCTGACCGAGCCATCTGCCTTCACAACTGGTTGCCTGACCACAACTGGCTTGGGGAGAGGTTCAGGTTGTTGTTTCTCGGGTACTTTCTCTGTTTCAGGCTCTTTTATGCTCCAGCGTGCGGCGTTGAAGAGATAGCCATTCAAAACCAAGCTCAAGGTCAGCGCGGCAATGATCCATTTGCTGATTATGGGGTCGTCCAAGCTCTTTAGGAGACTCTCGATAACCCTACCACCAACGACGTCTGTATACTCAATATCGAACACGCTAGTATCGGGCTCTGCATAGTGAACAGATGGGTACTCGAGCTTATACTTGATGGGCGGCAGAACCGTAACTACCGTCTCTAACCCCTGGCTCTTTGCGTTCACATAGATCGCATCGAGGCCATTTTCAGCGACTTTGAATGGGTCGATCGGTGCCGGTGCTAGGACGTTGGACAACTTTGCCAATGCTGGCATAATCTGGCCATCCTGTCGGCTGCGGAAGGGAATGGTGCATAGATTGAGGACATTGACCAACACAAAGCCTCCAACCATGAGGAACTTAAACTTGGGGACACTACTCGCCCTGACCTTTTTGCCGAAAATACCACTGGAGCTCACGTTTGAGCCTTGGCCGTTCTCTCCTCCATTCACCCTTGGCCAATCGTTGCTCGAAGCGACATTTTCTGCAACGCGACGAGTaattccatcttcttcaaggGCTTTTCGAAGTGCCACATGGCGTTTAATCCGGTTAATCTCAAGCTTGATGCAAAGGATTGTAGTGTAAAATGTGAACAGCAACGCGCAGTcaaaaaataaaatccaGGCAGCGAGAAAGCAGAACTGTCGAAGGCCTCCTTGGACGCCAGAAGCAGCACCGATCACCAAAATACCGATCTCTATGCAATAATCTCTAACGATCTCAAAGCCTTTGTTCTTAACGGCATGTTGGATAGCGTCTTGGATGGATCGGACAGGAGGAGCCTTTCGAGCATCACTCCCTTGACCCGCAGCGCTTTGGCTGGAGCCTCCCAAAGATGCCGAAAGTACAGCTTTGGTGAGGATAATCGGCTTCTCAAATCCAATTGTAACAACAAGGAATGGCAGCCCCTCAGAAAGCAGCACCATATTGATCGGAACACCGAGCTTGGTAGTGACGAGTAAGCCGAACAGGAAAGCGAACCCGCCAGAAATGAGTACCGTGGCAGCAAGCCAGGATTTGGATCCAAGTCGTCTCATAGACAGAAACAAAGACACAAAAGTAAGATGCATGGAGAGGTATCCCAGAACCATGATAAGTATATCAATCGTTTCCGCATGCTAGCCGGGTCAGTGGCGGGTTATCTCTAGCCTTGGATTACTAGCATAAGACATACCTTTAATAGGTCAATAAAGGACGTCCAGGCTTCGGTCAGCCAAATTCGCAAAGCGGCACGCGAGCCAGACACTGGGCTGCGAGCGGCCTTCATTATCCATCTCTTTTGCTCCGTTCCATCTTTCAGACCGGATGAGTCAGGGATCTCTCGTACAGCTTGAAGGAAGGGAGATATTTCATCGTAAGGGACCGCGAAAGCAAGAGAAGAATCCTGCGAGATTGGAGCCAGGAGACTAGGGGTATGTGGAACCGAGCGGGCCGAGGAATTGGGAGGGAGCGGCACATTCTCCGCCAGCGGAGCTATCTGAGGCGAACGGGCCGAAGAGTCAGGGAAAACGAAAGTGGTTAAGGCTAGATGTCGTGCAGCCTAATGATAACCCCAAAGCGTTAGAACTTGCTAGAAGAGCAGCGTTTGCGTGGGGATATGGGATGGGACGTACGTCACTGTCTCCCAGCTTGAACGTATCGTCGACTTGCCATCTCCAGCCCGTCTGCTGGCCAAGTCGTAGGTTTCTTCCACCCGCAAGAAGCGTATCGACATCGAGGTAGCCGGGACTATAATTTGCTTGCTTCACAGAATCAAATAATGTACCATCCAGCAAACCCACGTATGTAGTACTCGCGAGCAGAGCAATGACGACGATCGTATGGATAGGATGAAAGCAAGCTCGACGCGAAACCACCTGCAGCAGCTTCGTCACATGGCGATTCATCCATCCAGCATCCGCAGAATCGGCAGAGGTGACCTCGCGAAAACGACGAGGGAGCAGGGAGGAGCCTCTCATGACGGGCTCCTTGTTGAAACGCTTCGCTTTTCCCCGCCCGGATATCTAGGGAAATTTGAAAATAGGAAATTCGGAGTATAAGCGACTAGAAAAGATGCTAGCGTATGATGTTAGTTCAGACTTCGACGAGATGCGGTCTCAATCAGAAAcagtctttttcttttcttttattgtttatttataaaaaaaaaaaaacataaataaataaataaataaaaataaaatataataataataataaaaaaggaaTATTTCGTATCACGAAGTACGGCACGAATGAAAGGAGCCATTGAGAAGGTAAATCCTTGGTATGGATGACTTACCTCTAGCTAAAAACGAAGGACACGGCTGGACGATTGCGATTGACCACATTCAAAACATGAATCGGAAGCTCTAAGCTGGGAGGACCGTGGCTAGGAAGGCTTTGTTAAGGTAACAAAAGCGGACGAGGGTGGATGAGTGGCGAGGGCGTTATTTGGAGCTCTGCGAATCCGGATCTAGGACAGAGACATGGCGAGGAGACAGGCGGAGGGAAAACAGACGGGAAGGCGgaggggaggaggaggaggaggaggaggccAGACTCTGGGGAGTCAGGTTTATTATCTGAGGGCGGAGAATTAATATCTCGGTGATCTCAGCGCAGCTTTCGCGAAGTTTGTGCCCCCTTTCACCCAGCGAATCCGCAGCCCAGCCTGTGATTAGCTAAGCGGGGGCCCGTTTTGTTGGGACAAGAATTACCGCTAAAACAACGCCTCTTCACACCACAGATGGGGATCCCCGTTCGTACCCGGTACATACATTCATACATGCCTCAAGCAGGCGGCAGTTAAATAATGGCTGGCTGACTCCCAGAACGACGCAAATATCTCAGTCTTGTGATCCAAGCAACTCCTGCTCCAGTGCTGTTAAGAATACATAATTATTGAATCGCAGCTCTCACAGACTGCTTCAGCTTCCGCGTCGCGCTTCTGCAAAACGAAAACGCCGAGACGCTGGGGGTATCAAGTTACATACTAACCCAGGACTTTGGTAACCACATTGCATAATTTACGTACCGTCACTTGAAACAAATCTCGATCGTCACGAAGATCTTTTAAATGTGTTGACGAGGATGTTATGTCTATTATgtgaaaaggaaaattcaCCACGGGGCCTCTCATTCGAGGCAACGTCTATCCCCCCGACGAATTCGTGGGTTGATCTTTTGGGccattactccgtactgatAACTGCTTTTCCTCCAGTTTTAATCTGGGCCTAATCGTTGGTTGCAACCAGAGCCCCCCGGAGATTGCCAACAACGCATTCACAAAGGTTTGAATTAGCCTCATACTGGCGTCCAAGCCAATCAGTTGTACGTGCAGGTTCGTACTGAGTTCGGGGCTGAGGTTTGTTATGCAATAGTCTATTCTCATCTGTTGAAATGGTCTATATGTGGCGACCTACGGTGCACGTCGAGTAGCTTGAGAGACGACCAAGATTTCGGGAGTCCATACCTTGGAGAAAGCGACATGACAAGCCACCATAACCTTGGTCTCTCCGAATCTACGATCTTATTTGGCATCCATTCCATCCAAATAGTTATGATTCCTTCAAAACTAGTCAGCAGAGGCACGCAGTGTACAGCATACAGCGATGCGCGAGGGACATCCGGAGTCCGAAATCGACTGGGGGGCAGGTGAGGGGGAGCAAGAACTAACACAAACATACTGTTGCAACAAATGTGGACgagagtacggagtattctgtggaaaataaaaaaagtttCAGTCGAGAAAGTACCTGGTACATCATCAGATCATCAAGCTTTCACCGGTGTAGAGCTTGATTCCGCTGTTCCGAAAACAGAACCTTGATTTTGAGACAAGCGAGCCTTTGGTTCTTCTCCCGCTTGCAGTTACATTGAGGATTTCAGGAACAATACTAACACGCTGTCATTCAAGGCATGTGACCTCCTTCACGAAGTTGGGCGTGGCTGTCAGTTGAGTCCTTTTTCCCTTGCGATGACTGTAAGACTGTTGGAAGTAAACATTATGTGTATGGACAAGCATATATCCTTGGTAAACCTCAGGCATTCGGCACCATCCCCTTGACGGCAACTGAACTTGTGCAAGACTCTCAATGAAGCCGCCCCTCTGAATGCCGCTCCGCGCGTGGTCGTGGCCGTGCTGTTTGTGGGCGCGACTCGTGAGCCTCGCGCCAAGACCTCGCGCAGGGAGCTCGAAGCTGATTGGTCACAGACTGGTCCCTGGCCACAGAGGCTCCAACGGCCAATCAACGGCTCCGCCAAGCCAGCGTTTCTGACGACATCCGCCATCGCGTTTCACACCGTCGAGCAACACCACACCAGCACGTGCGAGCACTGGCAGCAGCACAGCGGCGGCATGGGCACTGAGTGGCACTTGATAGCCGTCCGAGGAGGTGTGTGGAACCAATCACCCCGATACCAGACACGGGTGTTTGTGGTTGCATCCCGCTGGGGAACTTCACCTAGCAGCCAAACGGACTGGAACATCACCCATGCCAATGCTTGTACGCGCCTCCAGGTCGGATTTCGGGGTTATTTCTGGCTCTGAAAGCAACGGTGCTATCCAGCTCCTTGAAACGCTATGTTCGTGCTTCTCCAAGGCCCTGTCTGGCTGATGCCTAAAACCTCAAGATCGGTTGGCTTTGGATCATCCATTGTTCAATCCCTTCAGGGATGTTGGAATAAGTATCAAAAAGCATTGATAGAGATGTCAAAATATTCTATTTTGCAACAGGAATCCAGGCTTCCAGGGTTGCCCTGATACCCTGGCAATTTGGTCCAATGCGTTGTTATTATATATTGGAGTCATTGAAGCCTTCTGGCACCTTCACAGGCTGCTTTTTGAGTCAATTGTTCTCAATGTGTATTGTTCACATTGTTACTCATCAGCATGATTGATGAATTTTCTGTCAGGTATTGttaattatttttttaacGGAATTTTCACTCTTGCCTTGTACAGCATTCTGTTTCCTTTATAATGAAGTAGATATTTCTCTCAAACACATTCCTTCGTCAAGAGTGCATACTTTCGAGTCACATAGTTGATCTGATCCTTTGTTCGCCCTTAGATTCATAAATTTGAACGGTTTTTGAATCGCTGGCcgattccttttttttttttttttttattttctagTTGACAGCCTCGCAACCCTTCTCGGTAACACTGTCCTCTGCTCACACCACCCCTCTTTTCATGTTTCGAAACCAAACCCAAAGGTATTATTCAAGCATGCTGTTTGCGAAAATAGACCCAAGCAGGGTCTTGATggtcctttttttctcttttctacTAGCACCGACTGTGACGGGTCACAGCTGGGTAGAGCAACTCATTAATATTGCTCCTAATGGTACCTTTATTGGCGAGCCAGGATACCCTCGTGGGAACGTCAAGCGCAGCGACCCAGGGTTTAGCGATCCCAAAATGAcatatcttcttcctcccAACACTCGGCCCGCCGATTCTGGGATATCAAAGAGTGACAAGATTTGCAAAGAAACACAACGCTCTCCTGAACAAACAGAAGGAAGCCCACGATTAAAAGCAAACCCTGGAGCCGCTATCGCTTTAAGGTTTCAAGAGAATGGTCATGTTACTCTACCTGAAAGCCAGCCTGGAAAGCCAGATAATCGCGGAGACGTTTACGTATACGGAACCACCGATCCTCGGCCTGATGACACCCTTCTATCAATTCATAAAGTTTGGAATTCCGACGGCACCGGAGGCGATCGGAGAGGGATACTACTGTCACGGCAAAATTTCGACGACGGCAGATGTTACCAGATCAATGATAAGCCGATTTCAAAAGAACGTCAGAAGAAATTTGCTCATAAACCTAACGAACTGATGGGGGCGGATTTGTGGTGCCAGCAAGACATCGCTCTGCCAAAAAACGTCCCTATCGATAAACCCTACACGCTCTACTGGGTGTGGGACTGGCCTACTGCACCGAATGTCGACTCTGGTCTTCCCAAAGGCAAAGCTGAAATCTACACAACTTGCATGGATGTCGATATTGTCAAAGACCGGATCTTTCAGAATTTGAACGGGGGTGATGGGAAGAAGGAATATGTTAAAGATCAGCCCCTAGAGAACGCGGCTATCCCCTCACAAATTGCTGAGCTGAACAATGGGTTGGTGATACCGGACAAGTCAGGCGGTGCGGGCAAGTCGACCTTCAAAACCGTAGCCCGACCATCCACGAAGGTCACCCAGAACAGCCAAGGTCTTATGCCAACAGGTATGCCATAAGCTCAAATCCACCTTCCCttcaaaaaggaaaaaaaaaaaaaagaaaaaagaaaaaaagacactAACGAGCCGCAGGAGCCTCTCGCTTGTCCACGGCCCCATCAGGCTCGATAACCGCTCCGCCATTCTCGAACACCACCGCTCCCTTTAGCTCTCGACGAATGTCAAATTCGGGAACCGGAACAGTTCCAACTGTTACACAGACTATGGCGCAGCTCGATGAAGTCGATGGCAAAAGTCAGCGAGATAGAAACGCTCCACAGTCTTCTTCGCCCAGGCTCCCTGCCGTCCAGCGTGTGCGACGGTTCATTGTGTGGTAGGCGGAAATAGGTGACTTGAATGCGCTATTGAGCTCTCTAAACTGGCGGCAAGGGCTCGCAGGTTCGAGCAAGGTTATTCACACATTACATTTCTCTCGCGCTCTCTTGGAAGCTATGCATCTAAACGTGTTGAGAGCCTATTTATTATCTAGTGTTAACGGAGTATCTACAAGTTCCAAATCTGGTTGTATTAGCACTTAGGCCGGAGAAGACTTGCATGGATATGCGAAATCAGCGAGCCCGGTGTGTTTACACTGCTAGGTTGATAGTTTGACCGAATGAGAGTTAAAACATTGATCCCGCTTAAATTCATTATTTTTGCACgtgtaaattctaacagcGACTTTCTTAGTCAAAGTCGCAATAGCAATGTAGAACATATTCTGTGGCAGATGCTGGCTCCACGGCCTCGGatggatatatatatggtGGTCTATGGCTTCCATGGAATACGAAATAGAGCTCTGGTACGGAATATAGGCGCCCTGTTTTCTTTTACCGAAGATCGAGAACTTTTTGACGCGATGATGCGACCACTTGGCACACTGACAGCGCACACGCGAGGTGCAGCAGCTTACCAAATACATACTACCTAATGCACGTCGCTGAGGCTTACGTGCATTTTCCAGAAAGCTCATCCTGTGCCAAGGATGTCGCAGCAAGATTTTTGTGGATGCAGATTCCAACCAGGGAGGAAGTGATCTGCTTACGAACGTAGAAGAGTAGACTGAATGCTAGGCACGTATGGGCCTGCTGGTCATGACGGGCCCCTCCTATATAAAGTGCCGATAATCAGGACTCGGATATGTATATTCCATTGCATCGTCGATAGAAAGCAAGGATCGATATTTACTGGAAAAGCGATTGAAGTTGAACGAAGAAAAGCCACGTCCGCATCGTTTTTAGTTCGTTCCGTGTCCACTGATCCCGCTTATCGGTCAGAGATGATCAAGAAGGCGATGGGGATCACGAAAGCGGTGTGGTCAGGAGTGGAAGGCTTGGGGCAATTCGCAGGTCTCGAGGTCTCTTATTCCTGTGCGCATGGGGACTTGTCGACGTTAGCAGTTGGGAGACGTGTGAAGAGGGTGCAACTCCGTAACTCCGTTATGTGCAGTCTATCCTGGGGAACAGCCGCTTAGTTCTATTAACTATGTACTCATTTATATCTTCCTCCGCCGCGGATGGTCGTCGATCCGGCCGTCCTCTTGCGTCGCGCTGGCTGATCATTGCGAACCCGTCCGGACGTTG includes:
- the SPA2 gene encoding component of the polarisome (EggNog:ENOG410PK5B~COG:S~BUSCO:3455at33183) produces the protein MSTISMDGSEWSGINQYQSSGKSEPSLSPNLANHGNLPTPPASGGFLYNALGSNPPDTNGLAPPLRSNGAPQNPSPPSSIVSAPRSRASDGTLSDPNSRRHRRMEEILSQHYALLKRFLQGSKEYDMNEIKAARARDKLKRLSPIQFLDMSTDVYDELQRRLAAAAANRPGAPRVDLPPHLLPRPEVHAKRNQARERLALLHTQRFRELAMDVLCDYERRYPHLVGHDMSRHGSPAPSLRGRYGPGPEPNGPGRPRSAPRGPPPGPGGRGYPPGPPGGRFPPRQGSLSAGAGLGINGETIPENAPYQKSFQSNTIVPNKSTLVEDDESAAFDDDDDNRRSDAFALDRVLDSRRGTAATLGLSELDTKRLQDAEAQVSALQSKVEELESLLKGKEEEIDVLRKSEGDSLNVLESEKKQWQDLENELTNKLSDAQNLNESLRNELENARREQETMEREMQEHLEQMRLEQEQQQKTRQEADAAAAAAAAAATAAAVAESDGGEWKAKFEQLDKEHQALKSEFQQQQEITDQVRQQALSSLEEMRALASDANWEREENLTREVHRLEDEVKQWKNRYAKMKTKQRHLRSSSLGLPGHIQDATVFTKGHELTQPDGLVKDVHITKFQMAIDELLRIARSNEPPLVLEQMKAVVVAVRLMIRDIELANEKGDDYGQPRIRAKNRVSATANNLITASKNFANSNGISPVSLLDAAASHLTAAVVDLIRNVKVRPTPEDELGEEDELDNLAPMQSPGYFSTAPSQARFSGNESVYSAISSPSLRSRSQTYSRIASAKLTRASGQSFGGSGTKSGFGVQRGSDRELGELRVYLEDQTEGLIQSIQALVASIRAEDDISVVRTHITSISNVVKNVVSCTEDAIAQPNANRSLRERAGPVIGLLSSCCDKLIEAGDQASSPEQIREVTAKLPPIAFQIARETKELVQRVDQLEMESQDDDDFR
- the HMG1 gene encoding 3-hydroxy-3-methylglutaryl-coenzyme A (HMG-CoA) reductase isozyme (EggNog:ENOG410PH8V~COG:I~TransMembrane:8 (i41-62o244-265i272-292o298-318i375-394o400-422i490-511o610-630i)~BUSCO:851at33183) encodes the protein MRGSSLLPRRFREVTSADSADAGWMNRHVTKLLQVVSRRACFHPIHTIVVIALLASTTYVGLLDGTLFDSVKQANYSPGYLDVDTLLAGGRNLRLGQQTGWRWQVDDTFKLGDSDAARHLALTTFVFPDSSARSPQIAPLAENVPLPPNSSARSVPHTPSLLAPISQDSSLAFAVPYDEISPFLQAVREIPDSSGLKDGTEQKRWIMKAARSPVSGSRAALRIWLTEAWTSFIDLLKHAETIDILIMVLGYLSMHLTFVSLFLSMRRLGSKSWLAATVLISGGFAFLFGLLVTTKLGVPINMVLLSEGLPFLVVTIGFEKPIILTKAVLSASLGGSSQSAAGQGSDARKAPPVRSIQDAIQHAVKNKGFEIVRDYCIEIGILVIGAASGVQGGLRQFCFLAAWILFFDCALLFTFYTTILCIKLEINRIKRHVALRKALEEDGITRRVAENVASSNDWPRVNGGENGQGSNVSSSGIFGKKVRASSVPKFKFLMVGGFVLVNVLNLCTIPFRSRQDGQIMPALAKLSNVLAPAPIDPFKVAENGLDAIYVNAKSQGLETVVTVLPPIKYKLEYPSVHYAEPDTSVFDIEYTDVVGGRVIESLLKSLDDPIISKWIIAALTLSLVLNGYLFNAARWSIKEPETEKVPEKQQPEPLPKPVVVRQPVVKADGSVRTREECEQMLKDKLAYLLDDEELIDLSIRGKIPGYALEKTMECEGMSRTDAFTRAVKIRRAVVSRNASTSATTGSLEYSKVPYQHYNYSLVHGACCENVIGYLPLPLGVAGPLTIDGQSFFIPMATTEGVLIASTSRGCKAINAGGGAVTVITGDGMTRGPCVGFPSLARAGAAKVWLDSEEGQTVMKNAFNSTSRFARLQSMKTALAGTYLYIRFKTTTGDAMGMNMISKGVEKALHVMATEAGFEDMATISVSGNFCTDKKPAAVNWIDGRGKSVVAEAVIPGDVVKSVLKSNVDALVELNISKNLIGSAMAGSVGGFNAHASNIVTALFLATGQDPAQNVESSNCITIMKNVNGNLHISVSMPSIEVGTIGGGTILEAQSAMLELLGVRGSHPTTPGDNARRLARIVGAAVLAGELSLCSALAAGHLVRAHMAHNRAAPPPTRSMTPVSAAVATTLTDKK
- a CDS encoding uncharacterized protein (EggNog:ENOG410PQD0~COG:S) — encoded protein: MIDEFSVSWVEQLINIAPNGTFIGEPGYPRGNVKRSDPGFSDPKMTYLLPPNTRPADSGISKSDKICKETQRSPEQTEGSPRLKANPGAAIALRFQENGHVTLPESQPGKPDNRGDVYVYGTTDPRPDDTLLSIHKVWNSDGTGGDRRGILLSRQNFDDGRCYQINDKPISKERQKKFAHKPNELMGADLWCQQDIALPKNVPIDKPYTLYWVWDWPTAPNVDSGLPKGKAEIYTTCMDVDIVKDRIFQNLNGGDGKKEYVKDQPLENAAIPSQIAELNNGLVIPDKSGGAGKSTFKTVARPSTKVTQNSQGLMPTGASRLSTAPSGSITAPPFSNTTAPFSSRRMSNSGTGTVPTVTQTMAQLDEVDGKSQRDRNAPQSSSPRLPAVQRVRRFIVW